The region GTCGTGCTGGCGGTGTTCTTCCTGGGCGCGGCGATCGGCGCCGAGAGCGCGAGCGATCTCATGGAGAAGGGCGCGGGAATCGCCGCTGTCATCGGCGCGCTGTCGTACTTCCTTGGCAAGATCGCCAAGGAGTAGCCTACCGGGAACTGCGCGCGGTAGAGATGCGTTCACGCAGGCGGGCAAGACTGCGCTTTCTCGGGACGAACTCCTCGATGGCCTGGAGGTAGTGATTCTCGAGGCGTTCGGCTTGGTGGCCGATGGAGAACTGCCCGGCGCGCTCGCGCGAGGCGGTCGCGAATGCGGATCGGAGATCATCGTCGGCAAGCAGGTTGTCGAGACTGCGCGCGACGTCTTCTGGACGGCCTGGCACGAGAAAGCCCGTTGCCCCGTGGACAACGAAGTCCTGGACGGCGAGGTCTTCAACGGCGACTACAGGAAGCCCGGCCGCCATTGCTTCTCCGATGACGAGCCCCTGGGTCTCCGAGGTGGAGGCGAAGGCGAACACGTCGGCGGCATGGTAGGCAGCGACCGCCTCATCACCGCGCAGGTAGCCCGCAAAGACAACACGTTTGCCCAACCCGAGGTCGCGTGCGAGACGTGCCAGTTCCGCGTGGTCTGGACCGTCTCCAGCGATGACGAGCTTCGTCGTTGAGTGACGAGAGTGCCAGATTGCGCGAATGAGGGTTTCGATGCTCTTCTCGCGACCGAGGCGTCCCATGAACAGGGCGACGCGGTCGCTGTCGCGTAGTCCGAGGCGTGTTCGCAGAGACTCTACAGCCGAGTCATCCTTGGCTCCATAGCGGGCGATGTCGACGCCGGTGGCGATCACTTCGATCGGGACTGTGACTCCCCACTCTCGCAGGAACTGCTCGATCTTGGTCGACGGCGCGATGATGGTGTTGCACGCCTCGCAGAACTCGCGGGAAAGCCGTCTTGCGAGGCTCTTCGTCAGCCTGGTTTCCCACACGTAGTGCACGTATTCCGGATACAGGGTGTGGTAGGTGTGGACGTACGGGATTGCGTGACGCCTCGCGACCCTGTGCCCAAAGAGTCCGATGCTGAACGGGTCGTGAGAGTGGACGACATCGAAGTCGACGGCGTCGAGCAGACGCAGAGCGTCCATCGAGAAGGGGGAGGCCAGGCGCATCTCAGGCTGGAACGCGAAAGGCATCGACGGGAAGCGCACTGTCACCTCGCCGTCCTCGTCATGCTCCGGGTCCGGCGCGAATACGTAGACCTCGTGGCCACGGGCCTCAAGGGCGCGCTTGAAGAGCCGGATGGAGGTGACGACGCCGTTGATCTGCGGCGTGTAGGTGTCGGTGAAGAACCCGATTCTCATGTCGGAAGATGACCCCTTCGTGCTGCGCCGTGCTTGGCGTGGGGGTGCCTCGGAAAGTGTACGCGCTTGACGCGCGATGCAAAAGGGCGGGATACTTTTCTAGTACTAGGGTCAATTGAATACGTAGTAGCAGTCGTAGCATTCATCGCAGCAGTTGGAGGTACACGTCATGACCCTGTCTCAAGCGCGCAAGCGCTTCCCTCTCGTGCCCGTTGAGATCGTGAAGTGGGCACTCGAGAACATCGCGAATCCGAGCGACCTCGAGCGCGGGCTGTTCCGGCTGGAGCAGGCCAAGCAGATCCAGCTCAAGTACGCATCCTAGGAGCCACTCCTCCTCCTTGACCCGTCGGGTGGTCCAGATGGCTGCCCGACAACCTGCGCGCAACCTGGCGCTGCCGGACGTCGGGAAGTGCGTGGGGAACGACAGGCGGGCCGCCCCACTAGGGGCGGCCCGCATCTGCTTCTGATGGAGGCGACGCCCGGATTCGAACCGGGGATAAGGGCTTTGCAGGCCCCTGCCTTGCCACTTGGC is a window of Actinomycetota bacterium DNA encoding:
- a CDS encoding glycosyltransferase family 4 protein, with protein sequence MRIGFFTDTYTPQINGVVTSIRLFKRALEARGHEVYVFAPDPEHDEDGEVTVRFPSMPFAFQPEMRLASPFSMDALRLLDAVDFDVVHSHDPFSIGLFGHRVARRHAIPYVHTYHTLYPEYVHYVWETRLTKSLARRLSREFCEACNTIIAPSTKIEQFLREWGVTVPIEVIATGVDIARYGAKDDSAVESLRTRLGLRDSDRVALFMGRLGREKSIETLIRAIWHSRHSTTKLVIAGDGPDHAELARLARDLGLGKRVVFAGYLRGDEAVAAYHAADVFAFASTSETQGLVIGEAMAAGLPVVAVEDLAVQDFVVHGATGFLVPGRPEDVARSLDNLLADDDLRSAFATASRERAGQFSIGHQAERLENHYLQAIEEFVPRKRSLARLRERISTARSSR